In the Syntrophorhabdaceae bacterium genome, one interval contains:
- a CDS encoding YCF48-related protein, which produces MQEVSKSHHKTLPRRFVNNQRLNSIPSAIALICILLFFVVLHSESATLAANQKKPNYDLFSVTFPNENNGWACGRWGTVLHTADGGKTWNAQETGTDYTLTSIFFVDTKHGWAVGDEGTIIHTADGGKTWKSQKSPVPFFLMDVVFVSPNKGWVVTERTHILNTNDGGKTWTVQFKEGDFILKAVSFSDAQNGWAVGEYGLIYHTRDGGRKWVKEAGGFGVSPETGDIVADPYLFDVMAVDAQNAWAVGIEGHVTRTTDGGKTWKKVDTGAPKSTLFCIGGDKRNTINAGGDGIFLTSTDGGRTWKAPQFGPPITYSWLYGLARRGTPGFVTVGFEGAVYQQTSSGNWVKVN; this is translated from the coding sequence ATGCAGGAGGTTTCTAAGAGTCATCACAAAACATTGCCCCGAAGATTTGTTAATAATCAGAGACTGAACAGTATTCCAAGCGCAATCGCGCTAATCTGCATCCTTCTCTTTTTTGTTGTTCTACACAGCGAGTCGGCTACTCTTGCGGCTAACCAGAAAAAACCTAATTACGACTTGTTTTCTGTTACGTTCCCGAATGAGAATAATGGCTGGGCCTGCGGCCGCTGGGGCACTGTGCTGCACACTGCGGATGGAGGAAAAACTTGGAATGCCCAGGAGACGGGAACGGACTATACCCTCACTTCTATCTTTTTTGTCGATACAAAGCACGGATGGGCAGTGGGGGACGAAGGGACCATCATCCACACTGCGGATGGAGGAAAAACCTGGAAGAGTCAGAAGAGCCCTGTGCCCTTCTTCCTCATGGATGTGGTCTTCGTATCCCCTAACAAAGGCTGGGTCGTCACGGAGCGTACACACATCCTCAACACAAATGATGGTGGCAAGACATGGACAGTCCAGTTTAAGGAGGGCGACTTCATCCTTAAGGCCGTCTCCTTCTCTGATGCCCAGAACGGGTGGGCCGTGGGAGAATACGGACTGATCTATCACACCCGGGATGGCGGGAGGAAGTGGGTGAAAGAGGCAGGCGGGTTTGGGGTATCCCCAGAAACCGGCGACATTGTTGCTGACCCATACTTGTTCGATGTGATGGCAGTAGATGCACAGAATGCCTGGGCCGTGGGTATAGAGGGACATGTGACACGGACGACCGATGGCGGCAAGACCTGGAAGAAGGTCGACACAGGTGCACCCAAGAGTACCCTCTTTTGCATCGGAGGAGATAAACGGAACACCATCAACGCCGGGGGTGACGGCATATTCCTGACTTCCACCGATGGGGGCAGGACCTGGAAGGCCCCCCAATTCGGTCCGCCCATTACCTATAGTTGGCTGTATGGCCTCGCACGAAGGGGAACCCCGGGATTCGTCACAGTGGGATTCGAAGGGGCGGTGTACCAGCAGACATCCTCTGGTAACTGGGTAAAAGTGAATTAG
- a CDS encoding HAMP domain-containing sensor histidine kinase, producing MIRKDPLVDLLIHDLTGPLSIVSTSINSLLSKEDRFGPIPDAQRETLERILRNANKAKALLQEMIEVYRSEEGLFRKDEIVIVEVVREALLDAVEIINPDMASKLAKTGNEKEFMHILSKNGISVEVSGRYGQSSFVHDRKKIQQIMRNLITNALKYRKEKMKLTISGDLDLVITVEDDGEGIPEEKQDYIFKRFFHLKNKTECGAEGLGFGLSCVKSLVETMRGEIVLKSGEGEGSCFTVRIPSL from the coding sequence GTGATACGCAAAGATCCGCTTGTCGACTTACTGATCCATGACCTGACAGGACCACTTTCAATCGTCTCAACAAGTATTAACAGTCTATTAAGCAAAGAGGACAGATTCGGGCCTATCCCGGATGCCCAGCGGGAAACCCTGGAGAGGATCCTCAGAAATGCAAATAAGGCAAAGGCACTCCTCCAGGAAATGATCGAGGTCTATCGGTCAGAAGAAGGTCTGTTCAGAAAAGACGAAATAGTAATTGTCGAGGTCGTAAGAGAGGCGCTCCTGGATGCCGTTGAGATCATCAATCCCGATATGGCCTCAAAACTCGCAAAAACAGGTAACGAAAAAGAGTTCATGCATATACTCAGTAAAAACGGCATCTCCGTCGAGGTCTCCGGCAGATATGGTCAATCTTCCTTTGTCCATGATCGCAAGAAGATCCAGCAGATCATGAGAAACCTCATTACCAACGCCCTTAAATACCGCAAAGAAAAGATGAAGCTCACCATCAGCGGTGATCTCGACCTTGTGATCACTGTCGAGGACGATGGAGAAGGGATCCCGGAGGAAAAACAGGATTATATCTTTAAACGCTTCTTTCACCTGAAGAACAAGACAGAATGCGGCGCCGAAGGCCTTGGATTCGGCCTTTCATGCGTAAAATCCCTTGTCGAAACGATGAGAGGGGAGATAGTGTTAAAAAGCGGAGAAGGAGAAGGCTCATGCTTCACTGTCCGTATCCCTTCCCTTTAA
- a CDS encoding response regulator — MSESILNGKKILAVDDEPDVLTVLEEEITDACPQCTFDKATTFDAASRLLESKPYDVVILDIMGVRGFDLLDLAVKKNLKVVMLTARALSSEALKKSYDMKARAYLPKDKLGEVVPFLEDVLKHDFESGWKSLFEKLHGFFTDKFESDWEKKTGLNWREWGRSSGV, encoded by the coding sequence ATGAGTGAATCCATTTTAAACGGGAAAAAGATCCTGGCTGTTGATGATGAGCCTGATGTGTTAACAGTCCTTGAAGAAGAGATTACCGATGCATGTCCGCAATGCACATTTGACAAGGCCACGACCTTTGATGCTGCGTCCAGGTTGCTTGAATCCAAACCCTATGACGTGGTCATACTGGATATTATGGGTGTACGGGGTTTTGACCTCCTGGACCTGGCAGTCAAAAAGAATCTGAAGGTCGTCATGCTTACCGCACGTGCTTTAAGTTCCGAGGCCCTGAAAAAATCATATGACATGAAGGCGCGGGCATATCTGCCGAAAGACAAACTCGGCGAGGTCGTTCCTTTCCTTGAAGACGTCCTCAAGCACGACTTTGAATCAGGGTGGAAGAGCCTTTTTGAAAAGCTCCACGGGTTCTTCACCGACAAATTCGAGTCAGACTGGGAAAAGAAGACTGGCCTCAACTGGCGTGAATGGGGAAGATCGTCAGGAGTGTAG
- a CDS encoding methyltransferase domain-containing protein, with amino-acid sequence MTSETGHRQYIISHYKKIAKVYGIADLFLTAVKREVVRLIGKKNGKILDVACGTGPQAAALARTGHNVIGLDISDAMLRKAKRKNQSLTNVTLIQADSAQMPFRDSVFDVATVSFALHEMPEAIAIVTLEEMKRVTKKDGQIIIVDLNLSGRRFIQYVVSQILLIVEPKYYREYLKKGLEEYTAKAKLTKVSHTTLYFGLASIIVCRPVSA; translated from the coding sequence ATGACATCAGAAACCGGGCACAGGCAATATATCATCAGCCACTACAAAAAAATAGCGAAGGTATATGGGATCGCCGACCTGTTCCTGACAGCGGTGAAACGGGAAGTGGTCCGCCTCATAGGTAAAAAAAACGGAAAGATACTCGATGTGGCATGTGGCACGGGGCCTCAGGCGGCAGCGCTCGCGCGGACTGGCCACAATGTAATCGGGTTAGACATCTCCGATGCCATGCTCCGCAAGGCAAAAAGAAAAAATCAATCATTGACGAATGTGACGCTGATCCAGGCTGATTCGGCACAGATGCCTTTCAGAGATTCTGTCTTCGATGTTGCGACAGTCTCCTTTGCCCTCCATGAAATGCCGGAGGCCATTGCAATCGTAACGCTGGAGGAGATGAAGCGGGTAACAAAAAAGGACGGGCAAATCATCATAGTGGACCTCAATCTATCGGGAAGAAGGTTTATTCAATATGTAGTCAGTCAAATCCTGTTGATCGTGGAGCCGAAATACTACAGAGAATATTTGAAAAAAGGGCTGGAGGAATATACCGCTAAAGCGAAATTAACGAAGGTATCACACACTACCCTGTATTTCGGACTTGCCTCGATCATCGTATGCCGACCTGTTTCCGCGTGA